The Henckelia pumila isolate YLH828 chromosome 2, ASM3356847v2, whole genome shotgun sequence genome includes a window with the following:
- the LOC140885486 gene encoding putative RING-H2 finger protein ATL21A, whose translation MIAPIVRSKKGCAASFCRNESVPIQYPFQLQGQNQNSCDYLALNLTCSDSQGVPLLNLPYFGDVYVRNINYSAKIIQLYEANTTNCLASRFLNSGVSYSPLLPVSYQNYTFFGCPTGNLSSINFTAVGCLSNSTFSVLTSSSITRAGEIHSLGCRVIATVPIPVLSPLQYEFDGFDSDLMLTWDVKTCDACVKKKRHGAGYIVLILFLVLVLPNVLWCLAYALIMGFFQCVM comes from the exons ATGATCGCCCCCATCGTTCGTTCCAAGAAAGGTTGCGCGGCTTCGTTTTGCAGAAACGAAAGCGTCCCTATACAGTATCCTTTCCAGTTACAAGGCCAAAACCAAAACAGTTGCGACTATCTCGCCTTGAATCTAACATGCAGCGATTCGCAAGGCGTTCCCCTTCTCAATCTTCCTTATTTCGGAGATGTATACGTAAGGAACATCAACTATTCggctaaaataatacaactctaCGAGGCAAATACTACTAATTGCCTAGCCAGCCGGTTCTTGAACTCAGGAGTCTCGTATTCTCCTCTCCTCCCTGTGAGCTATCAGAACTACACGTTCTTCGGTTGTCCTACGGGCAACTTGAGCTCGATCAATTTCACCGCCGTCGGCTGCTTGAGCAACTCCACGTTCTCTGTATTGACAAGTTCGTCGATAACACGTGCAGGAGAAATTCATTCTTTAGGATGCAGGGTGATTGCAACCGTGCCTATCCCGGTTTTGTCGCCCCTTCAATATGAATTCGATGGGTTCGACAGTGATCTTATGTTGACTTGGGACGTAAAGACCTGCGACGCTTGTGTCAAGAAAAAACGTCACGGGGCAG GCTATATTGTGCTGATTCTTTTCTTAGTCCTTGTTCTGCCGAATGTACTTTGGTGTCTGGCATATGCACTGATAATGGGATTTTTCCAATGTGTAATGTAA
- the LOC140881445 gene encoding histidine biosynthesis bifunctional protein hisIE, chloroplastic isoform X1, with protein MALPYTNCFQLPRISTKCHLSVSAMGTQSPASRVYACLKTLDPGFPGEAKVSPLLDKVKWDDKGLVVAIAQNVDTGAVLMQGFANREALLATISSRKATFYSRSRSTLWIKGETSMNFINVCDIFLDCDRDSIIYLGKPDGPTCHTGSETCYYTSVDEVLNDPQVDCNKLALTTLYSLESTIWKRKEEISSSVDSKPSWTKRLLLDDNLLCSKIREEMDEFCRTLEENEDPSRTASEMADVLYHSMVLLAQKGVKFEDVLQVLRLRFAQSGIEEKNSRNS; from the exons ATGGCACTTCCATACACCAACTGTTTTCAACTTCCTAGAATTTCTACGAAATGCCATCTCTCTGTTTCTGCTATGGGAACACAAAGCCCGGCTTCCCGGGTATATGCTTGCCTTAAAACTTTGGATCCAGGCTTTCCTGGAGAAGCAAAG GTTAGTCCGTTGCTGGATAAAGTCAAATGGGATGACAAAGGTTTGGTGGTGGCAATAGCTCAAAATGTTGATACCGGAGCTGTATTAATGCAAGGGTTTGCCAACAGGGAGGCACTTTTAGCGACCATTTCCTCCAGAAAGGCTACCTTTTATAGCAGGTCAAGATCAACTTTGTGGATAAAGGGAGAAACCTCAATGAATTTCATCAACGTTTGTGATATCTTTCTTGACTGTGATCGTGATTCT ATAATTTATCTTGGAAAACCTGATGGGCCAACATGCCACACTGGATCTGAGACTTGCTATTATACGTCCGTTGATGAGGTCTTAAATGATCCACAG GTTGATTGTAACAAACTCGCATTAACGACTCTGTACTCTCTAGAATCAACTATATGGAAACGAAAAGAAGAAATATCTTCAAGTGTTGACAGCAAACCATCCTGGACTAAGCGCTTACTCCTTGATGACAATTTACTGTGCTCAAAAATCAG AGAGGAGATGGATGAGTTTTGTCGGACACTGGAGGAAAACGAGGATCCATCAAGGACAGCTTCTGAGATGGCAGACGTTCTGTATCATTCCATGGTTTTGCTGGCTCAGAAAGGAGTAAAATTTGAAGACGTTCTTCAAGTACTCAGGCTCCGATTTGCACAATCAGGCATTGAAGAGAAAAACAGTCGCAACTCATAG
- the LOC140881445 gene encoding histidine biosynthesis bifunctional protein hisIE, chloroplastic isoform X2 yields the protein MQGFANREALLATISSRKATFYSRSRSTLWIKGETSMNFINVCDIFLDCDRDSIIYLGKPDGPTCHTGSETCYYTSVDEVLNDPQVDCNKLALTTLYSLESTIWKRKEEISSSVDSKPSWTKRLLLDDNLLCSKIREEMDEFCRTLEENEDPSRTASEMADVLYHSMVLLAQKGVKFEDVLQVLRLRFAQSGIEEKNSRNS from the exons ATGCAAGGGTTTGCCAACAGGGAGGCACTTTTAGCGACCATTTCCTCCAGAAAGGCTACCTTTTATAGCAGGTCAAGATCAACTTTGTGGATAAAGGGAGAAACCTCAATGAATTTCATCAACGTTTGTGATATCTTTCTTGACTGTGATCGTGATTCT ATAATTTATCTTGGAAAACCTGATGGGCCAACATGCCACACTGGATCTGAGACTTGCTATTATACGTCCGTTGATGAGGTCTTAAATGATCCACAG GTTGATTGTAACAAACTCGCATTAACGACTCTGTACTCTCTAGAATCAACTATATGGAAACGAAAAGAAGAAATATCTTCAAGTGTTGACAGCAAACCATCCTGGACTAAGCGCTTACTCCTTGATGACAATTTACTGTGCTCAAAAATCAG AGAGGAGATGGATGAGTTTTGTCGGACACTGGAGGAAAACGAGGATCCATCAAGGACAGCTTCTGAGATGGCAGACGTTCTGTATCATTCCATGGTTTTGCTGGCTCAGAAAGGAGTAAAATTTGAAGACGTTCTTCAAGTACTCAGGCTCCGATTTGCACAATCAGGCATTGAAGAGAAAAACAGTCGCAACTCATAG
- the LOC140878809 gene encoding uncharacterized protein, with protein MKVEQQLKIRGAGRFPSGGGSSTSWHPNVAKRKENKPVSKPKSYTKLEAPKQVVKGTSENSNTRSRDIKCFRCQGIGHISSQCPNKKLMIINACGDVESESDEENYDDMRALVDPNDEDGFGAVVGELLVSMRVLHAQPREEEESRRENLFHTRCFVNGKMCSLIIDGGSCTNVASCELVKKLGLPLLKHHQPYRLQWFNDCAEVRVNRRVMVPFSIGKYVDEEFDDFFPEELPQGLPPLRGIEHQIVFSYPGVHCRIVKLIGAIRRKLSNCKDRAINNITIKYGHSIPRLDDMLDELHGACVFIKIDIKSGYHQIRMRDGDEWKISFKTKHELYEWMVISFGLANAPNVGIGGVLTQGGRPVAYFSEKLSGASLNYPTYDKEFYALVRVLETWQHYLSPKEFVIHTDHESLKHLKGQQKLKKRHAKWVAFVKTFPYVIKYKQGKENVVSDALSRRYVLLTTLDAKFLGFGHVNELYMSDVDFGEIYVSCMRGPKDKFYMHDGYLFKEDKLCIPKSSIRELLVRESHSGGLMEHFRVAKTYQIFHEHFYWPHMKHEVEKMCEGCETCRKEKSRSQPHGLYDPLSVPNEPWVDIYMDYVLGLPRSKKGRDSIYIVVDRFSKMTHFIACKISDDVLHVADLFFNEILSSTE; from the exons atgaaggtggagcagcagCTCAAGATAAGAGGAGCTGGCCGATTTCCTTCCGGTGGAGGATCGTCAACTTCTTGGCATCCGAATGTTGCAAAACGAAAGGAAAACAAGccggtgtccaaaccaaaatCTTATACCAAATTGGAGGCACCAAAACAAGTGGTTAAAGGTACATCTGAAAATTCTAATACTCgatctagagatattaaatgttttaggtgtCAAGGTATTGGCCATATTTCTAGCCAATGCCCAAATAAGAAATTGATGATTATTAATGCTTGTGGTGATGTGGAGTCTGAGAGTGATGAGGAAAATTATGACGATATGCGTGCGTTGGTAGATCCTAATGATGAGGATGGGTTTGGGGCTGTAGTTGGTGAGTTATTGGTGAGTATGAGAGTATTACATGCACAACCTAGAGAAGAGGAAGAGAGTCGGAGGGAAAACCTTTTTCATACTCGTTGTTTTGTGAATGGGAAGATGTGCAGTCTTATTATTGATGGGGGTAGTTGCACCAATGTAGCAAGTTGCGAACTTGTGAAAAAATTAGGGTTGCCTCTCTTGAAGCATCATCAACCATATAGGTTGCAATGGTTTAATGACTGTGCGGAGGTGAGAGTTAATAGGCGAGTTATGGTGCCATTTTCAATTGGAAAATATGTTGATGAG GAGTTCGATGATTTTTTTCCGGAGGagctacctcaaggattaccacctttgagaggGATTGAGCACCAAATCGTTTTTTCGTACCCGGGAGTGCATTGTCGAATCGTCAAGCTTATAGGAGCAATCCGGAGGAAACTAAGCAATTGCAAAGACAG agctataaataacattaccatcaagtatggGCAttctattcctagactagatgatatgttagatgaattgcatggtgCTTGTGTGTTTATCAAAATTGATATTaaaagtggttatcatcaaattaggatgagagatgGAGATGAGTGGAAAATTTCATTTAAAACAAAGCATGAGTTGTATGAATGGATGGTTATATCTTTTGGTTTGGCTAATGCACCTA ATGTCGGAATTGGAGGCGTTTTGACGCAAGGGGGAAGGCCAGTGGCGTACTTTAGCGAAAAGTTGAGTGGAGCGtctttgaattatcctacctacgacaaggagttcTATGCGTTGGTGAGGGTACTCGAGACATGGCAGCACTACTTGAGTCCAAAAGAGttcgtgattcatacggatcatgagtccTTGAAGCATCTCAAGGGACAGCAGAAGTTGAAAAAAAGACATGCTAAATGGGTAGCATTCGTGAAAACTTTTCCTTATGTAATCAAGTATAAACAAGGTAAGGAGAATGTAGTATCGGATGCGTTGTCACGAAGGTACGTGCTCCTAACTACTTTAGATGctaagtttttgggatttggGCATGTGAACGAGTTGTATATgagtgatgttgattttggtgagatttatgTGTCATGTATGCGTGGTCCAAAAGATAAGTTTTACATGCATGATGGTtatttgtttaaggaagatAAATTGTGCATTCCTAAGTCTTCAATTAGGGAGTTACTTGTTAGAGAGTCGCATAGTGGTGGTTTAATGGAGCATTTTCGTGtggctaaaacatatcaaatttttcatgaacatttttattggccgcaTATGAAGCATGAAGTTGAGAAGATGTGTGAGGGGTGTGAAACTTGTAGGAAGGAAAAGTCTAGATCACAACCACATGGGTTATATGATCCACTTTCAGTACCTAATGAACCATGGGTAGATATTTATATGGATTATGTTCTTGGATtaccgaggtctaagaaggggagggattctatTTATATTGTGGTTGATAGGTTTTCAAAAATGACACATTTTATTGCATGTAAAATATCAGATGATGTTTTGCATGTTGCagatttgttctttaatgagatt TTGTCATCCACAGAATGA